TCGACCAGATCATCCCCGTCGACGTGTACGTGCCCGGCTGCCCGCCCCGGCCCGAGGCGCTGCTCCAGGGCATCCTCAAGCTCCAGGAGAAGATCGCCGAGGAGTCGCTGCGGGACCGGTACGGCAAGCGGGCGGCCACCGCCCGCCCGTCCACCGCCCAGTTGCAGAGCGGCCTGGTCAAGCCGCCCGTACCGGGGGAGGGCGACCGGTGACCGGCTGGCTGACCGCACCCGTCGAGGAACTCTTCGGCGAGGGCGCCACGGCGGAGGAGAGCTACGACGTCCTCACCGTCGACGTCCCGCCCGAGCGCTGGACCGAGGCGCTCACCACCGCCCGGGACACCCTGGGCTGCACGTATTTCGACTGGCTGAGCGCCGTCGACGAGCCCGGCACCGGCTTCCGCGTCGCCGCGCACGTCGTGGCCCTCGCTCCGGTGCGCCGCCTCCTGGTCCGCACCACCGTCGCGCACGAGGCGCCCGTACTGCCCACCGCCGTCGGTATCTACGCGGGCGCGGGCTGGCACGAGCGCGAGACCCACGAGATGTTCGGCGTCGTCTTCGAGGGCCACCCGCACCTCGAACCGCTGCTGCTCCCCGAGAACTTCGAGGGCCACCCCCTGCGCAAGGACTTCGTCCTCGCCGCCCGCGTGGCCAAGGCCTGGCCGGGTGCCAAGGAGCCCGGGGAGTCCGAACACGGCGGGCCCAAGCGCCGTCAGATGCTGCCGCCCGGTGTCCCCGATCCCAATGAATGGGGGCCGCTCAAGGGGCAGTTGCCGCCTGCTCCGGCTCGGCCTGCCCGGGGGGCGGGGCGTGCGGCGGGTGCCGGTGGTGCGGGTCGTGCGGCCGGAGCGGAACGTGCGGCCGGTGGCGCTGCCGAGCGGGGCGCGCGGGCTGCGGCGCGGGGCGCGGGGCGTGCGGCCGGCGCGGGCGCGAGCACGGAGACGGGCACGGAGGCCGGCGCTACGGGTGCCGCCGAGGGCGCGCCCGCGGCTGGGCGCGCCGGTACCGAGCGGCCTGCGCGCCGGGCGCGGACGGCGGCCGAGGGGTCGGTCAGTCAGGCGCGGGAGATTGGCGCGGGGAACGGTGCTGGTGCCGGTACGGGCGCGGGTTCCGGTACGGACACGGGTTCCGGTACGGGCGGCGCGGGTGCTGGTGAGGGTTCGGGTGCCGCTTCGGCGGGTGCCGCGTCCGATGCTCCGTGGCACCAGGCGCGACCGGCCTTCGACGAGTCCGAGAGTTCGGCGGGGGAGAGCGGCGCGAAGGCCGAGGCGAAGGCTGACGCCGAGAAGTCCGACGCGAAGTCCGACGCGAAGGCTGCCGACGAGAAGGCTGACGCCAAGGCCCCGGAGACAGCTGCCGAGAAGGCCGCAGAGGAACCTGTCGAGAAGCTTGAGAAGGCCGACAAGGCCCCAGAGGCAGTCGCCGAGGAGAAACCGGCCGCTCCCGAGCCCTCGGGTGGTGGCGAGAAACCGCCGCCTCCTGCGCCGCCGTCCGATGGCGGAAAGTCCGGCGCACCCGAGGCGGGCCAGGCCGAAGTGACCGCCCCGGACAGCGAGTCCAGGGATCGCGAGTCCAGGGATCGCGAGTCCAGGGATCGCGAGTCCACGGACCGCGAGTCCAAGGACCAGGAGTC
This is a stretch of genomic DNA from Streptomyces sp. NA04227. It encodes these proteins:
- a CDS encoding NADH-quinone oxidoreductase subunit C; this translates as MTGWLTAPVEELFGEGATAEESYDVLTVDVPPERWTEALTTARDTLGCTYFDWLSAVDEPGTGFRVAAHVVALAPVRRLLVRTTVAHEAPVLPTAVGIYAGAGWHERETHEMFGVVFEGHPHLEPLLLPENFEGHPLRKDFVLAARVAKAWPGAKEPGESEHGGPKRRQMLPPGVPDPNEWGPLKGQLPPAPARPARGAGRAAGAGGAGRAAGAERAAGGAAERGARAAARGAGRAAGAGASTETGTEAGATGAAEGAPAAGRAGTERPARRARTAAEGSVSQAREIGAGNGAGAGTGAGSGTDTGSGTGGAGAGEGSGAASAGAASDAPWHQARPAFDESESSAGESGAKAEAKADAEKSDAKSDAKAADEKADAKAPETAAEKAAEEPVEKLEKADKAPEAVAEEKPAAPEPSGGGEKPPPPAPPSDGGKSGAPEAGQAEVTAPDSESRDRESRDRESRDRESTDRESKDQESTDSESTDAEDPRPTREPDPTPDPEAPGGTQ